tgattcaagcaatcatattttgaaaaatatttttcaaatcattaattgtTTTTCGGAGAAAACCGTGTCATAGATTCACATGTTTATCCTAAAATTCTCATCTTTACAATATATCAACATCTTTTATTAAGAAACGTCAaggatgataaaaaataaaagaaaaaaagagtcatTTATTCGAAGCTGACATAAATTCAAGAGGGTGAATcaatcctcctccttttttattttattttattggtttTAGGGTATCGAGTTCCCCTTATTTTGAAGTCTATTTCCACTTTCAgaaatataattatataatcCATAGATGACTAGGGTTTTGGTTTTATTTCAATTGATGTAGTTTATCGCATTTCAATTGTCATAGATAGCTTATACTTTGCATAAACGAGCCCCAATGGTTTAGCAGAAAAATTGATAAGTCGTGCAAATGAGAAGCTTTCATGTTGATTTTATATACTTGCAAATTCTATATCATCGACATGTGTCGGGAATGATAcaaactttttatcttttcagcATCTAAAGTTTGACCTTTTAGCTGATGTTGAGCATCCTAGACCTATCTAAGGTCCTCACAAGAATATAAatcttcattgtttttttttttttttttttttttttccaggtgAACGGTTCTTTTTCTACCTTTGCCGGTAAACtattttagttttcatttaaaaaaagattagagGAAAGACAGGTGTAAACTCAAGAAAAAGTGGCAAGATCGAAATAAAGATATATTCAACATGATGCCtattgagaaataaaataatagggAAAGATGGTGCTCCAAGGCTTCAACTCCATAATCCAAGAAGGGAGAAAAACTGGGGAGTACAAGAGGCATGCAAGGTGAGATCAGCATGAAGACCTGGAGCTTGCCATCCTGGACCGGAGAGCCAGTCAAATTGCGATTACCTCCTTTTTGACGTAAGAGGGTGGACTGCGGAGCGCAATAACCTGACGATGAAGGGATTACAATCCTTCACAAGATCACGTATTCTAATCGTGTCGGGAGTAAAATTTTGGCCAGCTTGAGCGGCGAGATCTATTGGCTTTTGACACGTCCCAAAGGTTGTAGTGACGAACTTGTACCTCTACGGTTAGATATGAGTCAAACAAACATTTTGTAGCTTTTGGTTGAGGGGTTGCTAGCTGGTGGCTCTTCTCTAGAACCCATCAAAACAAAATCTTATGTAAGTTTGTCATCTAGGATTGTAGAATATTAGTGGGAAAACGACACAAATGATCATCAAACTTTAGCCAAATGTGTAATATTAtccttaaattattaatttgttcaatgtgatccttgaactctaatataatatgcaatgccatcaataaattttttaatttatttaatgtggtctCCGAACATTTGGTACATATTCATTGTAGTcttagattatatgaaaatatttaatgatgaaaaaattatattggatattttcatataacttAGGGCATAAAATAAACATTTAcgaaaagttcaagaaccacGTTGAACAAATGATAAGTTTATGGATGACATTAAACATTGTGctaaaattcatggatcatattgaacaagctaaaaagttcaaaagcaaTATTACACATTTAATCAAAGTCTAGAGATCATTTATATAGCTATCCTAATATTAGAATTGGAATCTcctcatcacaaaaaaaatatttcaatgctttcttttataaaaagtaGCAAAACATATATGCACTAATTTATCGCCAttatcctttctctctcccttcattAGTTTGCTATTTCATTGTAACTCCTTAGCATTCGAGAAAtatcctttttcaaaaatttaaaaaaaaagtttattttagCACAACAACATTTAAACCTTTTCTCATGTTATTTAGTAGATAAAACTTTCTATAATTTACATGCAATCCAAAGATAACAAAACATTTACGATAGTTGCTTTGTAGTTCGGTAATTTAATTTTAACGCTCACCTTTTCACAACTAACGATACATTAGAACGAATGTTGTCCTTATGCTAGCTAATGCAGTTCACGCTCAATTCTAATAAGGGTTAATACtctaaaaaacctcaaactggtacacctataacaaatttacataaaactatttttttgactaccaaaaaccctaaattggtatacttttgataaatttactccaaactgatacacttgtgacaaatttactatatattagttttttttttaaattttactgtcaaattattaagttaaatgagaTGTAACGGTTGACCggtatactaatttggaattttacgcTCTATttatcacagtttacaatttttgtgatttttttggtagtattaatcaaatttagtggatggtatatttgtcacgaatttactagtttgagattttttgcagtcgaataaattagtttgagataaatttgtcataaatgtattagtttatagtttttttatgATCAGTTGGGttaatttgtcacaagtgtaccggtttgaggtttttcattgtcaaaaaatagtttagggtaaatttgtcataaatgtacaagtttagaattttttagggTACTAACCCTCCTAATAATGTTTTCCTACGATGGTCTGCACAACGTGCGTGTGAACATCTAAAAATACATTACTATAGGGTTTCCTCTAACCATTACTTCCAAATTCACCATCTAATGTTTAGAACAATAATTGGAGTTTGGATTCTCATTTTCAACTATGAAAAAGgaataataaaatggaaaattaatgttagaatattcaaataataaacccagccttatttttaaatttttgaacatttatcagtgatttcacaaaatttcatataaatacttaaattagaagattttgaatttgaatttttaaaattttaaactctTGGAACATTTGGGTCCCACGATTgagaaaatgttaaaaaaatggaaaacccAAGACCAGACGAAGAAGGAACACGTCCAATCAGTCGCGGTCGAAGGTGAATGGGGGTGGCGATCTACCGTCCACAGAGAGGATAGCGAGGGCGATGGCTGGTGACTAAGCCAATTGCAACAGGGTTAGCATGTGTTAATTATGATTATAAAGACACTAATCTATTGCCGAAGTACGGCTTCCATATATTCTAATTCTCCATCGAGGGCAACGAGGTTACCAATGAGTCAATGTGGTGAGATTTGATAGGTTTACGCTGGGATCGACATTGACTTTTTCTCATGATGTCAAGATTGAGTTTTACTTCCCTATCATTGGCTCGCAAATCCcccgaagaaaggaaaatgtaaaGAACGATAATAACGAGGGGAATGTCTTGCCCTTGCCCCCCGTAATTATAATATGGAAAGCGTTAAACGAACGAAATGAAGTGATGAAAACAAATGGATTGTTTGGTCCAACATGTGTTGCTCGTTCATGTTTAAGTTGGGTTACTTTCGTCTCCATTTATCTCGTTTATGTTTAAAAAGGTAAAATTGCCCTTCATTTTTCTATTGGAATTTAAAGCGATGGACTCCAAATTTATTAcgttctcttctttttggttcTCTTTTTTCTATGTAGGGAACATAAAGTGGGTCTTATCGTGTATTCCATTGAGAATTGTAGGCCTATAGCACATGTTTCCTTGCCGAAAGTAGAGTCACAATTACATTCTCAATgcgaaaatttaaaatttcgaTTAAATCACACCTCcgcataaaataaaataaactttaaaatgacaactgattttgattcaatttaaattgacaATGACTAATATCACCCACGGAACGTCtagaaaaaattatatattttaaggTATCTTGACGTGCAAAACCTTTTCACGTCATTGTTCTTATTGTACTTTGAAAAATTCTTATATCTTCTCGCATGATATGAGTAAAAGTATCTCTCGGTAATAGCCGAACAAATTCACCAACTCTTTGATTTAACAAGTGGGGACAGGTCCCCACCAAAGTGAGTTTTGAGGTAGGGTGACAAGATTGCTATAAGagcaatgatgaaaaagaagctattttttattttttatttttccatagCATGGAGTTTAAATTTGAAGGAAACCCGTGATAGAAAAGCAACTGCAACGAAGGAATGGAAACCTATAGGCAATTAGCACGAATTGCCAAgttccaaaagaattaaacCTGTTAAAATAGTTCATAGACCCATTTGTCAATTCATATATAATAGATCGAGTTAATATATGAATTAATTATATAGAGTAAATGAGTCATAGATGAATTTACAATTTACTTAGATCTAACTTATTTCTATaactctctttttattttctcttgtcCTTATTTGATTTTACCCTTACTCCGCACTCTCATATGTGGGCATTAATTTTTCTGAATTAGCTTAAGTATAATAGTATCTTAGCAATATGGGTGAGGATCAAGTATGTGTGAGATATGGATCGAATAAATCATTAGATTTATACTGcaacgaaaaataattaaaatgggtcatatataTTCATTATTGTCGGATCATTTTCGATTCAATTTAGCCATTTGATTTGATGGATCTAGCAAGGATTCGATGCTCTTGCCGTGCAAGTGCTGCGCTGCACACGGTGACCCACCTCTGTCTCTTTCAGGGTGGCGCCACCACGGTCTCATTTCGGAATTTGGAGTCGGGACGGACGAGAGATGAGGGCGCGATTCGAGCACGAGGGCGGGGAGAGAACGTGTGTCGGAGCAAGAACCGAAAAAGCcagggagaaagaaagaaaaaaaagaaggggattgaaggaGGAGGGCAGGTGGGCCATGCGAGAGAAATGCTAACTAAGATGTCGACCCGGGGCGGGCTCCAACAGGTGAGGACCCGTTCGGGCCGGACCAACGTGACCGTGGGCCCCCCTCCCCCCTTCCCCAGCCCGTCGTGTCAGATTCGAGCTTATCGCTTCGGATCGAGGCTTGCAATTTCcctaatttctttcttctttttcttcttcttcttcttattattattattaattttcttttttttatataaattttgataCGTGCTTGTCGATTGATGTCTTATCAAAGATGGATTGGATTTTGAGGTTGCCATGCACCTTTCAATCAATGTTGCGCTCCCTCTTGTCTACGTATCGCCCTTGTGGGGTGGCCGTTGCTCGATCGATGGACACCCCATTTTCACACTATAAATGAATAGCGAGCACTTCTTATAACGGTCCCATCGCTCATTTGATAAGGATGAAAAAAGGTGCGAGACTTGACAGGGCCCTCGATTATTTATTCTTGACCTCTTTCTATTTTAGATTGGATATATCAATAAAGTAACTTACGACGGTTATGTAATCAGTTTGAATATTCTGTTTTTGCAATATTTATATAGCGGACACATGAGAAAATAACACGAATGATCCATGGATTTTGATCCGATATATAATGTGGTCTCTGAATTGTACATTGACTCGCGGACTTTTGGTACACATGCGACTTAAtctttgaattatttgaaaatgttcgatattgtcatttcattaattcaagttcaatgacaatattgaatatttttgtaTAGTTTAAGGACTAActtgaatatgtatcaaaagttaAGAGAACATGTTAGATAAATTAAAGATTTATGGATCATAATGTACATTGGGCTAAAGTTCAAAGATTatattggacaaattaaaaatttaaggatcgcattatatattgaaataaagTTCATGGGCCATTCGTGTCGTTATCATTAGATATATACATGCATATGACATGATGCATGTGTTTCTCTAGGAATCCGATCCAATTCCCGTGGCGTGCAAAATGGGCCTATTGACAAAAAGCAAACGGTGTTTGGGCTTGTCTATTGATCCATCATCGTAAGAAGCAAAAAAGCCCAATATTCTTTTGGTTGAATAAGCCCATAATCGAAAAGGTTTATTATATATAAAGTACAATTTTTTGGGTCATATacgaaataaaattttaagttattgTCTACTGCTGAAAGGAATTTTATGGGGAAAAAGATCGAGAATTTCTTTTGCACCCATGTGGGGAGGATATGAATATAAGTTGTAGTATCAAAAAGTGAATCTTTAGACGGAtgtaaatctcaaacttatgcGATATTAGATTCTAAGATCGATTTGAATTTCTAAAAGTGATTATGATGCAATTTCATCCTACGACCTTTTAGATATATTTTCGCAAATCTTAAATTTCTAAGCATAATAATATCTCATGAACTTCTCATGATTCAGGATTgagattacatttttttttccttatctctAAGCAATTTCATTGCATCTCATTCCTTAAAATAAAAGTATCAATAAGAATCTTTAGGCTGATGTCAATCTCAAACATACCTGATATAAAAGAGGAAGAttgattttaatatattttcgcAGATCTTAAATTTTCTAAGTACAATCTTATCCCACGAATCTCTCATCAACACTTCATTCCCTCAGATGCAAAGTATCAAAATCCCCTTCAAATTCACCCATTAAGTATCATTCCGATTAGTTCGTGGATGGGCAGTCAATCTCGGATTCGTTCAACTCCGCTGTCAACCCACAGAATCTCTCCTTTTCCGCACTCCCACTCCATCCCTCCCCTTCAAATCCGGGGCCACGGCGTCGCCCCCAGCCACGCCCAGTCTCACTGAGCACAGATTATTTACTACCTCTTCGCGCCACCCTTCTTCGCCAGGACGCCCGGACAGGCACGAAGGAACGACGAGGGAGGTGAATTTTCCATCTCTGTTCTCTTTACGTTTCCTTCTCCAAGTGGGTTTCTCGGAAACTTCGGAACGGAGCTTGCGGCGGCACCATGATTTTCTTGATGGAGTTTGACGTGGGGGAGTTGGTGGGTTTGTGATTCCACGATCTGCACCGAGCGTGCGAGGTTGATGTACTCGTGCCTGAAGTTCGTGACTGTGAAAATCTCATTCTGTGCGCGACGCCTTTGAATCGTGATTGGTAATTCCGCTTTGGCGTCTGTGGGTGGAATGCCTGTTTGTGTAGTCTTGATTAGGACTCTCTTGTACATTGATTTGAGTTGTCATCTTGTGGAGTTTTAAGGGAATATTCTTACGCGAATGTGGAGGTAATCCTTCATGGTGGTCCAACCAAGGAAAATATCTTAGGATGGAATGCGATTTAATTGTTTTAAACGCTCTTGGAATGTTTTGTCGGGGTTCCAGCTGAGGCAGTGAATGGCGTCGTAGCGAGAATTTCCAAGTGGTTGACCTGTTGACTCCCCTCATACGTTTTTAATATCTTCATCTACAGAAACTGTTTTGCATTTTGATCTCAAGAGCCAACATCGTATTTGAAAGCATTTAACAAACAGCGTTTGTTCAGGTCTCGAAGAAGTCTCACGATCCTATCTTCCTCCAAGTCATTCTGTGCCGAGCCCTCTGACGCTTTGGTACTAGAAAACGTAGTTCCTTGTCTCTGTGTGTGTCTGTGCATGTTTAAAAATATGCAATTCTTTATTCCTAAATGGTGGTGGGTGCGTTATAAGAGATAATAGGGATCATCCTACTCTTGCACTCAATTGCTCCTGATGCTTCATGTTGTCTTGCAAAATATAATGcactttttatatataatctGGCCTTGCACAATTAGTGTTTTTATAAACGTTTGCTTAAATTACTGAACTATGCATACTTGTTCTGTCTTTGATACTTCGATGAATGATCATTTTCGGCGAGTTATTCGTCACATCTGTTTCCTTTCAGAGTTCTCTGGAGTGGTCTGTATGGTGTTTGATGTTTCGCCTCTTTGGTTGTCTCACAGAAATCTTAGTACTAGGGTTTACTCTAACGTGGATTGATTAACTTGATGTTGCAAAAGGTTTGCTGATATTGTGACTTATTGTTATCtgcagaaaaagaaatgcatttgcCTCTAATTTATCAGTGTATAGTCATCAATGTTTTTAACCCATTAGAGTATGTATAGCCTTGATGAGTGAAGCAAAGTTAGATGTAACTTTTCTTACAAGAGGACAGGGATAAGGGATAAAGACTAACATTGTAATTGATCATTTGGCTTGGATTACTTTTTCATAAGTGCTGGcatatttcttgtttcttgatcttttaaacattttttctgGCTATGCATTGGTGGTAATTCTGATAAGGATTAAGTGCAGAATCCTTTTCTAGCCATTTAGGAAATATTTGTGACCTGAGTTGTAACGTCTATCCAAACTCCAAAAAGTGGTTCAagtatttcctttttctcgtCAAAATCCACTTTTTTGATGCTTACCTTAGTGTTCCTCTCAATAGCTTCTCTATATAAAGCTCagatattaaaataaatgtCAATTTATCAAAAGAAGATTAAATTGGTTGTACTGTTGATTTCCTTAGCTGCTCACTTCCATATCTATCACACTCATAAACAAAGTTGCACTATATGGTCTTTCAATGGGTCAGTGAATTAAATGCATACATATTCATCTTTCTCTAGTCATTTTTCCATCCATCTTGTGCATAGTTACTGGtggtaactctctctctctcccttgtaTGTGTGCTTAGTGAGTTTGTCTTTTAATTGTTGCTTACATCTCTTTCGTGTAGTGTAAACTTTTCATGTATTGTTGAATTGTCCAAATGTTATGGCATTCTTTCTCTGTGCCTTGATTAATCTTCTTTCTCTTAATGATACCATATTCTCGTTGTGATTTAATTTGCTCGAGGGGTATGAAATTTGGATCTTTTTCCTGCTTCAATTGTTTGTTATGATCTGCTTGGCATCAGATATATTACCTTTCCGTACTGGTTAGGACTTAGAAGTAATGGTACTATGACTACGATCTACTATTTGAACAGTATGAGCTGATCAGAGTAATTGGCTGCTGCTTTTTATGGACAATTCTTTTCTCTGACACGTTCTGGgattcttcctcttcctcttcctcctcttcttcttcttcttgacaTCTCATGTGTCCTCTGTTTATCTGAATTGGACTGGTCTTAGATCTAaacgttttttcttcttttctaatcTTGTGGATCCAGTTGAAAGACATATAAGATGGGTAACCTGCTCTGCTGCTGCGTTCAAGTTGACCAGTCCACAGTAGCTATTAAGGAAAGATTTGGTAAGTTTCAAGAAGTAATGGAACCAGGGTGCCACTGTCTTCCTTGGTTTCTCGGAAGTCAGCTCGCTGGCCATCTCTCACTCCGATTGCAGCAGTTGGATGTGAAATGTGAAACCAAGACCAAGGTTTGTTCAATTACGCTGATTTGCCTTGCAAGTTTATCAGTTCTATTGTGCAAACTTCTAACAACATATGGATTTCATTGCAGAGGATATTGCGACAGTACACAAATGTGCCAGTGATCATTTTATTgggaaatgaaaaatgtttaaatcAGCACATCGATTTTTGAATATCCTATGCTCAAAATTAAACAAGTTTTCGTGGATTTGTCGAGTTGTTTTAGTGAGGGTCTATCGatgcattttaaataatttgtgaaTTTGGAGTTGAATGTTGATGAAGTGGTCatattccttttcttgtttcatttctttgatATGGCATCTTGTTACTGTTACCAATTGACATGTCAATGATTGAATAGGTAATTAACCTCACATGATATATTTCTCACAGGACAATGTTTTTGTCAATGTTGTTGCATCTGTGCAATACCGAGCCCTTGCAGGCAAAGCAAGTGATGCCTTTTACAAGCTCACCAACACAAGGAGTCAGATCCAGGCCTACGTGTTTGATGGTATTATTGGAACAAATTATGCAGTTCTCATGTGCAAGTAACATACTTCAGTCCTTCAATTACTACTTTGAGTAAGcaacttgtttttgtttttcaatcatTGCAGTGATCAGAGCTAGTGTTCCAAAGCTAAACTTGGATGATGCTTTTGAACAGAAGAATGAAATTGCCAAAGCTGTTGAAGATGAACTTGAAAAGGTTGCCCACTCTAGACTTCTCGATATTATTATGAGAGTTAATCTGAACTGGAGTTCTCTATATTTTGCAGGCTATGTCTGCCTATGGATATGAGATTGTGCAAACTCTGATCGTTGACATTGAACCGGATGAACGTGTTAAGCGAGCTATGAATGAAATTAATGCTGGTAACTGCAAAGTTCTTGAAGCCCTTGAAATTTCAATTGCCGATTGATTCTAGATAATTGTTCATACGGTAAAATTTCTAAATGGTCAGTGATACATGGCAACATGTAATCTGCAGCTCTAAGAGGCCATATGTCAAAGGTTTAATTAAAACTCAGCATAGATATGATCCGTGGCCATTGTAAAGTTTCTCCTTTTTGAGCCAGTGCTACCATTTAGACAACTTAAAAATGGAAATCTCATGCTTATGGAAGACAAGAGAATGGACTTGCATAAACCTCCACTATTGGAACATTTTTTCATCAGCATCAGACAAAATATAAGATACACCAGTACATATAAAAGTATATTTTGATCTGCATCAAATTTGATTTACTgcaagttttgtttttatttgttattctgTCTCTAACAATTTCATCCTTTTCAGCTGCAAGACTGAGGGTTGCAGCAAACGAGAAGGCTGAAGCGGAGAAAATTCTGCAAATCAAGAAAGCTGAAGGCGAGGCTGAGTCCAAGTACCTTGCTGGTCTGGGTATTGCTCGCCAGCGTCAGGCCATTGTGGATGGTTTAAGAGATAGTGTGCTTGGCTTCTCAGAGAAAGTTCGGGAACAACCGCAAAAGATGTCATGGACATGGTTCTTGTGACGCAATACTTTGACACCATGAAGGAAATCGGTGCATCATCAAAATCTTCTGCCGTGTTCATTCCCCATGGTCCTGGGGCAATCCGTGATGTGACCACCCAGATCCGTGATGGTCTTCTTCAAGCGCCAACACACCAGTAAATGTGCTAGTATAAGTCTGGTATGGCCTCTAAATAATTGAGATATGAACTATTCTGTCTTAGCTAATGTAGATATTTGCTTCAAAGTGCTAGAAACTACAAGGTTTTTAGGGTGATTTATGCTTTCATATTCGGTTCTCATATCAGACGATTTAGTAATGTAAATATGCATCTTGATGAATGATCTACTTAAGAAGTTAGTTCttcaatttccctttttttgtccAGTCAGTAGCATAATATCTTAAACCTTACACAGTCATCTGTTGCTTTGTAATATGCTCCAACAGATACGGTCCATTTGTTGTGCAAAGCCAATATATGCAATGCTATTGTCAGAAAATAATTTGTAATCAAGGTAGAAGTGCTCAAACTGGACTTTTCTTCATCACTctcgaggaagaaatttttcCAATGAAGAGTCTTAATATGGTGGTTCACATTGTGTCCTGTGACAACGAATCAGTTTGTATTTGTAACGCTATGATTGTGCTCCCGCTCTCGCCCCGTTCTGTCGTAACCTACTCCATTCATTGAGTGCATTTGCTTTCTTAAAGTTccttttcttgtgaaaatttggCAGGGGAAGATGAGACTGGATGGACTTGTCTTCGCCCTTTTGCAGTTTAAGGTCTAGTTTGCCACGGAAAGTAACAATGGACAGGGCAACTTAATGAAAGTCATTATTTCATGTTCTTGAGGATGCTCTTATTGTGATTGCATCCGAGACATATAACGTCTGGAGAACAAATCATTCAAGTGCATTCTCATGGCCACCCAAATTGAATTTACGTGATACCCAGACCCCGAGAGAGAATGCTAAAACAGCTGTAATGACGATCCCCTTCTTCTCGTTAAGCATCTTCATTGCGCTCCTGAAgatgcttctttcttctccccatTTCTTGATGATCTCGTCACTGGGGCAACATTCTCCGCTGGATTTTCTCCCTGTCACTTCGCTCTCGGGTGGCTTGGCGGCTTCGTCGTGGCTTTCTTTGTTCAAGTCTTGTTCATGGTGTTcggtctcctcctcctcctcctcctcctcctcctcctccgtcacAGTTGGAGCTCGCTTCGGCACCGTCACGGTGAGAATTCCTTCTTCAATTCTTCCACTCGTCATCTGGATTGCCGAGTTCTCCGGAACTTTGAAGGTTTCTTCGAAGCAAATTGACCTTTTGTCTTTCACTAGTCTTTCTCCGCTGACCGTTACGTGATCGATGCTATCGGTCTGAATCTTGATGTCTTCTTTCTTGAAAcctatatttttgtttttgagtaagagaggagaaaattagATCAAAACCCAGCATCAGAGTAGACTTCGAGGGAAATTCCAACAGCTTAAGAGGATCATTTTAGACGCAATTTCTCAAATTCTTCTTCTACATTAATCAGTTATGGGAGACAGATTAGAACATGAATTTCTTGACCTCCTCCTAATTTATACTTCCAATGtcggaaggaagagagaaaaaaattataacactcCCAAGATAATGTTACCGGGAACGGTtctaagaaaattttcaattaaagcGGGAATGGTCGGCACTTTGCCGAAAACTCATGATATCGAGATATGATGTTTCACTGCACACAAAATGGTTAAAGACATTGTTATATAGTTTTCGTACCAGGAAGATCAACAACGAGGTAATGGCAATTCGAGTCCTCGAACCACCGGAAGCAGGTTTAAACTCTTCGACTTTATGGTCTTTGGAGCGCGTTCTGCTTGCAATACTCTCCATTTTTCGGGAAGCTTTTCAAGATTACCCCAAAAGTACTTAATGGTGCTACGCCTTGGTTTATTTATAGCAGGAGATTGCTGATGGAAGATATATGCGAAGTGTTTTGGGATTGTTACTTTAAAATTGTGTAGGATCCAAGGTAGATTTCCTTGTAAGATTAGGTGTTCTcttattccaaacttattttcgTAACCCTAGAGACAGGGGTGTCAAACTCAAGCAAAGGGGCGATTCTTTACTTTCCTTATGAAGAAGTCCAGGCGTGCATTAACTCGCATGGGGCTACCTTCGATCCCGTTCGACAGAACCAATAAAAGACAGAACGAAAAATCAATGTGAACTTGAGTTGAATGTCTGTAACAATCCATGGATAGAACTGTGTACATACATAGTGCCAAATAAACATAAAGATGGATCCACGGAAGAAAGAACCGCCAAGAACATTGAAATTGGTTGTTGCACCGTCAATTAAGGAGCTTCGCCAagtgtattcttttttttttttaacctttctaTCCTTTTTCTCTGACCAACTTTATTCTTTCTATCTGAAGATGAATTGCGTTGCAAAATTAAGGCAACATTTTATTCTAGGCTAAAAGGGGATCTAAAAGTAATACGATATACACTTTTGACTTACATATATAGATAGAGATAGATGCTGCACTTTATTCCATCTCAACGCATTCTTAGGCATTCACAGTGAATTTTGGGTAAAGAACAATTTATAATAAGttgtttttgtaaaataatttatgtcattttttttacaAGAAATTCATATTCTATGTGCATGATGAGTTCTAGCTAGTTAGTCGTGAGTCTCACTTGAGTAA
The sequence above is drawn from the Eucalyptus grandis isolate ANBG69807.140 chromosome 11, ASM1654582v1, whole genome shotgun sequence genome and encodes:
- the LOC104425961 gene encoding LOW QUALITY PROTEIN: hypersensitive-induced response protein-like protein 1 (The sequence of the model RefSeq protein was modified relative to this genomic sequence to represent the inferred CDS: inserted 1 base in 1 codon), coding for MGNLLCCCVQVDQSTVAIKERFGKFQEVMEPGCHCLPWFLGSQLAGHLSLRLQQLDVKCETKTKDNVFVNVVASVQYRALAGKASDAFYKLTNTRSQIQAYVFDVIRASVPKLNLDDAFEQKNEIAKAVEDELEKAMSAYGYEIVQTLIVDIEPDERVKRAMNEINAAARLRVAANEKAEAEKILQIKKAEGEAESKYLAGLGIARQRQAIVDGLRDSVLGFSEKVXGTTAKDVMDMVLVTQYFDTMKEIGASSKSSAVFIPHGPGAIRDVTTQIRDGLLQAPTHQ